The window TACGAGTGGAAGGGCGAACTGGAATCGGCCAGCGAAGTACTGGGCCTCATCAAGACCACGGGGACCATGTATCCCACGCTGGAGGCGCGACTGAAGGAATTGCATCCCTATGACGTGCCGGAGATTGTCGCCATCCCTGCGAGCAAGGTGCAGCCGGCGTATGCGCAATGGGTGAGGGAGATGACGAGTCAGGAGTGATACCATCGGCCCATCGATTTTTTCAATCCTCTGCAACGGGTGATC is drawn from Roseimicrobium gellanilyticum and contains these coding sequences:
- the cutA gene encoding divalent-cation tolerance protein CutA, whose translation is MEDIVVVFCTFPDSETAKRIAQELVKGRLAACVNVLPGVESIYEWKGELESASEVLGLIKTTGTMYPTLEARLKELHPYDVPEIVAIPASKVQPAYAQWVREMTSQE